In a single window of the Cydia pomonella isolate Wapato2018A chromosome 2, ilCydPomo1, whole genome shotgun sequence genome:
- the LOC133534138 gene encoding alpha-1,3/1,6-mannosyltransferase ALG2 translates to MVKIIFLHPDLGIGGAERLVVDAALAFRNKGHQVSFYTNHYDPTHCFSETRDGSFPVTVVGDWIPRSIFGRFKAACAYVRMIYAAVYLAWYVIPVEEPTLIFCDLISICIPFLKMARGPFRVVFYCHHPDKLLSEEGGLLKKLYRAPLNWLEELTTSKADQVLVNSKYTARVYKDAFKNIKELPDICYPSINTEFFRTTSPMPLKEAVPLGTDKYIFLSINRYERKKNLQLALRAFENLKHIVPEPDWSRAHLIMAGGFDPINLENMEHYMELTDLAAELDIEDKVTFLKSPKDNEKVSLLYHCRALVYTPSNEHFGIVPLEAMYYCKPVIAVNSGGPTETVVNDVTGFLCEPTSESVAQAMSTLMLTPDLGERLGEAGRKRFETKFSFDAFTEQLDGILTRERQIISEARAIDYEQKKRK, encoded by the coding sequence ATGGTCAAGATAATATTTTTGCACCCGGACTTGGGTATCGGAGGAGCTGAGCGGTTGGTCGTGGATGCTGCACTGGCTTTTAGGAATAAAGGACACCAAGTCTCTTTTTACACGAACCATTATGATCCTACGCATTGCTTCTCAGAAACGAGAGATGGGAGCTTTCCTGTGACCGTGGTCGGGGACTGGATTCCACGTTCTATTTTTGGTCGTTTTAAGGCCGCATGTGCGTACGTGCGAATGATATACGCGGCAGTGTATTTAGCTTGGTATGTAATACCAGTTGAAGAACCCACCCTAATTTTCTGTGATTTGATATCTATATGCATTCCATTTTTGAAAATGGCGAGAGGGCCTTTCAGAGTAGTATTTTATTGTCATCATCCAGATAAACTGCTGTCCGAAGAAGGAGGGTTATTAAAGAAACTTTACAGGGCTCCATTGAATTGGCTTGAAGAGTTGACAACTTCCAAGGCTGATCAGGTTTTAGTGAATAGCAAATACACTGCTAGAGTGTACAAAGATGCATTCAAGAATATAAAAGAATTGCCAGATATTTGCTATCCATCAATCAACACAGAGTTCTTTAGAACAACATCTCCCATGCCTTTGAAAGAGGCTGTTCCTCTTGGCACTGACAAATACATTTTCCTCTCCATAAATAGATATGAGAGAAAAAAGAACCTTCAATTAGCTTTAAGGGCATTTGAGAATTTAAAACATATAGTTCCTGAACCAGATTGGAGCAGGGCACACTTAATAATGGCTGGAGGCTTTGACCCAATTAATCTAGAAAATATGGAACACTACATGGAATTGACAGATTTGGCAGCAGAGCTTGATATTGAAgataaagtgacatttttaaAATCGCCTAAAGACAATGAAAAGGTGTCTCTACTTTATCATTGTAGGGCTCTTGTATACACTCCATCAAATGAGCACTTTGGTATTGTGCCATTAGAAGCAATGTACTACTGCAAGCCTGTCATCGCTGTCAACAGTGGTGGCCCAACTGAGACTGTAGTGAATGATGTCACTGGCTTCCTGTGTGAGCCCACCAGCGAGTCTGTTGCACAAGCCATGAGCACATTGATGCTGACTCCCGACCTTGGAGAGAGGCTGGGAGAAGCGGGCAGAAAGAGATTTGAAACAAAGTTTTCCTTTGATGCATTTACTGAACAATTGGATGGTATCCTCACCAGAGAAAGGCAGATTATTTCCGAGGCTAGGGCTATTGATTATGAACAGAAGAAACGCAAATAA
- the LOC133534144 gene encoding peptidyl-prolyl cis-trans isomerase FKBP2 encodes MSSTVANLCKIMLFVLVLMSIISHVVIASTAPTKLQIGVKKRPSECPIKSRKGDLLHMHYTGTLDDGTEFDSSIPRGNPLTFTLGSGQVIKGWDQGLMGMCEGEQRKLVIPPELAYGEAGAPPKIPKSATLTFHVDLVKIERKDEL; translated from the exons ATGAGTAGTACCGTGGCCAATTTATGCAAAATTATGCTATTTGTTTTAGTATTGATGAGTATAATTTCTCATGTAGTTATTGCAAGCACTGCACCTACAAAATTGCAAATTGGAGTGAAAAAAAGACCTTCAGAATGCCCCATCAAAAGCAGAAAAGGTGATCTACTGCATATGCACTATACG GGCACTTTAGATGATGGTACAGAATTTGACAGCTCTATTCCTAGGGGCAACCCTCTAACCTTCACATTGGGATCCGGTCAGGTCATTAAAGGGTGGGACCAGGGCCTCATGGGCATGTGTGAGGGAGAACAGCGAAAGTTGGTTATTCCCCCCGAGCTAGCATATGGAGAAGCCGGAGCACCGCCTAAAATACCTAAGTCTGCAACACTCACATTCCATGTTGATCTCGTAAAGATTGAAAGAAAAGATGAATTGTAA
- the LOC133534135 gene encoding nuclear RNA export factor 1-like, which yields MSTKRFQLENYKKYLLNRNTASWVVISYIENCIVTEDEAAKHSFHKIMVHNWPGSHIELFETLMDYFQSPFTPVNYTSQGEITTFYTSSLNFVMKVIKHDFMFPYQRNMFNLDLLFNDRSSADCFDNRVTVDDVVAGVVSNRLSDKCELDLSSFDKDPEFIEKRIHFYKLSLLSQYKILMIRMGRDTKSLNLSNNNLSTIPVDLLNFFIKGDLTAINLSHNEIPALSELQRISSKIEKLWIEGNPLCENLDPSTYVKNIVMRFPRLTELDGITLNQHGVMLPFFKNFLETPDRKTKMLVEKFLTLYFAHYDSNRKKISNFYDAKATLTLNTSFTDAEDAALPSAYALFSRNVLHPMKRQFVAAKSNNKMYRNIDACVHVLSALPKSEHDPTTFSVDVLRHDKKCMILVVDGTYREKSFDPGQPDRYFRFRRTFVFNIYNMNSNSVYHINNEMFSISFATKEQIDCSFKTPIRNMNSLTLINPEPEEREAICRAFTHVTQLKRTEVELRLKIHSWDLRSAIKEFWDELRKNKISADKFIEDDYDDFSDTSSLIDEVD from the exons ATGAGTACCAAGAGGTTTCAGTTAGAAAACTACAAAAAGTATCTACTAAATAGGAATACTGCTTCTTGGGTTGTTATATCATATATTGAAAATTGTATAGTTACCGAAGATGAAGCCGCTAAGCATTCTTTTCATAAAATTATG GTTCATAATTGGCCGGGAAGTCACATTGAGCTCTTTGAAACTCTGATGGACTACTTTCAATCGCCTTTCACCCCTGTGAACTACACATCTCAAGGAGAAATAACCACATTTTATACAAGCAGCCTCAACTTTGTAATGAAAGTTATTAAACACGATTTCATGTTCCCATACCAACGCAACATGTTCAACTTGGACTTGCTGTTCAATGACCGGAGTTCTGCTGACTGCTTCGATAACAGAGTGACGGTGGACGACGTGGTCGCCGGAGTGGTCAGCAACAGGTTGAGTGATAAGTGTGAACTTGACTTGTCAAGTTTTGATAAAGATCcag AATTTATAGAAAAGAGAATACACTTTTATAAGCTGTCTCTGTTATCACAGTACAAAATCCTGATGATTCGCATGGGAAGAGACACAAAGTCCTTGAATTTAAGTAATAACAACCTCAG tacaattCCAGTGGATCTATTGAACTTCTTCATCAAAGGAGACTTAACTGCCATTAATTTAAGCCATAATGAG ATACCAGCTTTATCAGAACTACAAAGAATCAGTAGTAAAATAGAGAAACTTTGGATTGAGGGCAACCCACTTTGTGAGAACCTAGACCCCTCAACATATGTGAAAAACATTGTCATGAGGTTTCCAAGATTAACAGAACTG gatGGTATAACCTTAAATCAACATGGTGTTATGCTGccatttttcaaaaacttcCTAGAAACCCCTGACAGAAAAACCAAGATGCTTGTAGAGAAGTTTCTTACCTTATACTTTGCACACTATGATTCAAATCGAAAGAAAATTAGTAACTTCTATGATGCCAAAGCTACTCTTACCTTAAACACATCATTTACTG ACGCGGAAGATGCCGCGCTTCCATCAGCCTACGCCTTATTCAGCCGCAACGTGCTCCACCCAATGAAGCGCCAATTTGTGGCGGCGAAATCCAACAATAAGATGTACCGGAATATCGACGCGTGCGTCCATGTGCTCTCGGCGCTGCCCAAGTCGGAACACGACCCTACTACCTTTTCCGTTGACGTGCTTAGACATGAT aaaaaatgcATGATTCTGGTGGTGGACGGCACATACCGTGAGAAGTCTTTCGACCCGGGGCAGCCGGATCGCTACTTCCGTTTCCGACGCACCTTCGTGTTCAACATCTACAACATGAACTCCAACTCCGTGTACCACATCAACAACGAGATGTTCTCTATTTCCTTCGCCACTAAGGAACAGATTGACTGCAGTTTTAAG ACTCCAATAAGAAATATGAACTCCCTGACCCTAATAAACCCGGAGCCTGAGGAAAGAGAAGCAATTTGCAGAGCATTCACACACGTCACGCAGTTGAAAAGGACGGAAGTAGAATT ACGTCTCAAAATCCATAGCTGGGATCTCAGAAGTGCGATTAAAGAGTTTTGGGATGAATTAAGGAAGAACAAAATAAGCGCCGACAAGTTTATTGAAGATGATTATGATGATTTCTCTGATACATCGTCCTTGATAGATGAAGTAGACTAA